A window of Flavobacterium flavigenum contains these coding sequences:
- the sprA gene encoding cell surface protein SprA → MRKILLFLLVLFCGNALHAQVNPTIQDTTKTGFSVGKLELENPPSVLSGYKYDPATDRYIYTSSVDGFSIDYPLVLTPKQYEDLLLKESRRNYFRQKMIAVDGKKAGSENAKKDLLPRYYINSSLFESIFGSNTIDVKPTGSVEMDLGLRYSKQDNPSFSPRNRSSLTFDFDQRISMSLMGKVGTRLEVNANYDTQSTFAFQNLFKLAYTPTEDDIIQKVEVGNVSMPLNSTLIRGAQSLFGVKTQLQFGKTTVTGVFSEQKSQTKSIVAEGGGTIQNFDLYALDYDNDRHFFLSQYFRNKYDASLRNYPFIDSRVQITRLEVWVTNKQNRVSTTSNNLRNIIALQDLGEAQLTGLPDSEVVVINPSTGFFNTNKPVDSPTDNENNKYDPAAIGQPGSYLNSNIREIVTAKNGFNNADPNRSEGRDYSVLENARKLTPNEYTFNPQLGYISLQQRLANDEILAVAYEYTVGGVVYQVGEFGSDGVDGTVVTGSSQNNNQAVITQSLILKMLKSSLTNVNNPVWNLMMKNIYQIPGAYQIKQDDFRFNILYTDPSPINYISPVDTANPFPSNPTAGNEVKDTPLLKVFNLDRLNYNNDPQAGGDGFFDYLQGITFDAQNGRIIFTTKEPFGKLLFDKLNTGAAGENYNDPSTYNPNQRKYVFRNMYRTTQSGALQDSDKNKFLLRGKYKSSGSDGIPIGAFNVPQGSVVVTAGGRVLVEGIDYSVDYQLGRVQILDASLQASNTPIEVSLENNSVFGQQTRRFMGFNVEHKISDKFLIGGTYLKMTERPFTQKSSYGQESVNNTIFGFNGNYSTEIPFFTRLVNKLPNIDTDVPSTLSIRGEVAFLKPDAPKASDFEGEATIYVDDFEGSQSTVDMRSAYAWSLASTPFINSDTDTTFGADSNTLSYGHKRAKLAWYSIDPIFYTQKPSGISNDDLSLNTTRRIYSKELYPNTDIAQGQLQVINTLDLSYYPSERGPYNNNPTFGSDPVNGNFGGIMRSLNSTNFEQSNVEYIQFWILDPYVGNASAQPSNVGKIYFNLGEVSEDILKDGRKQYENGLGPDQLVVKPIWGDVPASQSLIYAFDNNTGNRTNQDVGLDGLPNGREGAIYTNYAAESDPAADDYTYFLNTTGGVQDRYKKYNGVEGNSPVDINDANRGSTTLPDVEDINRDNTMNTINAYYEYSIDVKPGMAIGQNYITDIKVVNNVELPNGGSTTARWIQFKIPVAQPQNTIGNISDFRSIRFMRMFMTGFNDQVTVRFGALDLVRGEWRRYEGTMDKADTDPTNDGTDFDVQAVNIQENSTKCPVNYVMPPNVQREQLYNNNTVINQNEQSLALRVSGNGLEAQDSRAAFKNVSIDMRQYKKLKMFLHAESLEGEASVADNEMVAFIRFGNDFTENFYQVEIPLKVTVTGGGCSINPDLVWPQANEMNLALDLLTRMKIKGMSVNINSPKRDINGIYYPDEDGDINGDVNSRDGDSRLRLGIKGNPNFGLVRNLMVGIKNGNTVDKRIKGEVWFNELRLSDMENKGGMAAILNVDTNMADFATVSATGRKSTIGFGSIEEGANERDREDIQQYNIVTNLNLGKLLPPKWGINLPFNYAIGEEVITPEYDPFNQDIRLKQLLDETTDQAQKDNIKNRAIDYTKRKSINFIGVRKDRAPEQKSHVYDVENFTFSQSYNQVERHDYEIEDYEDEQSNSSVNYAYTFQPKEITPFKQTKFMKKSEYWKLLSDFNFNYLPSNISFNSNIIRQSNRQQFRQVEDVQGIGLDALYRRNFAHNYQYGFGFNLTKSLKLNYTASSNNIVKNFLNDDNTPKEDFSIWDDYFDLGTPNQHTQQLVLNYDIPINKVPVLSFIKANYSYTADYNWQRSSTALSQYEEENPDGSFTTYDLGNTIQNANSNTLSTTFNMTTLYKYLGLTTPGSKKAAKTKPAGPPKPGEKVVNTNKAQTTRSPFYDGLIGVLTSVKNIQINYTENSGTVLPGYTPGIGFLGTSKPTLGFIFGSQDDIRYESAKNGWLTTYDNFNQNYTQVNNKLLKATANIDLFPDFKIDLTMDRSYSENSSEQYSVVNGEYTPLSPYTYGMFSISTVLIKTAFSASDENVSAAFDDFRENRLIIANRLAEEHYGAGNVPRYGDAANPIPAPPTDLNNDPEKSKRDIYTANAGYPIGFGKSNQAVLLPAFLAAYSGSDASKTSTGIFRNFPIPNWSIKYNGLMRYKYFKDRFKRFSLQHNYRASYTINQFRSNFDYDKAIANPDNIENPMQDPNTSNFYNKTIMSNVNLVEQFSPLIRVDFELKGSLRVLTEVKKDRALSMSFDNNLLTEVKGLEYVVGLGYRFKDVIFSSTLADNPTGIIKSDINIKADFSYRNNQTLVRYLDYDNNQLAAGQNIWSLKLTADYAFSKNLTAIFYYDHSFSKAVISTSFPLTNIRSGFTLRYNFGN, encoded by the coding sequence ATGCGTAAAATTTTACTTTTTTTACTGGTTTTATTTTGTGGCAATGCTTTGCATGCACAGGTAAATCCAACAATTCAGGATACTACTAAAACAGGATTTTCTGTTGGAAAACTAGAATTAGAAAATCCCCCAAGCGTACTTTCCGGGTACAAATACGATCCTGCCACAGACCGTTATATTTATACGAGTTCTGTTGATGGTTTTTCTATTGATTATCCACTGGTTTTAACCCCAAAACAATACGAAGATTTACTGCTTAAGGAATCCAGAAGAAATTATTTCAGGCAAAAAATGATCGCTGTTGACGGGAAAAAAGCAGGTAGTGAAAACGCAAAAAAAGATTTATTGCCAAGATATTATATTAATTCGAGCCTTTTTGAATCTATTTTTGGAAGTAATACAATTGATGTAAAGCCCACAGGATCAGTTGAAATGGACTTGGGATTACGATATAGCAAACAGGATAATCCTTCATTTTCGCCAAGAAACAGATCAAGTCTTACTTTTGATTTTGACCAAAGAATAAGTATGAGCTTAATGGGGAAGGTAGGTACCAGATTAGAAGTAAATGCTAATTATGATACCCAATCTACATTTGCTTTTCAAAATCTTTTCAAACTTGCTTATACTCCAACAGAGGATGATATTATTCAGAAAGTAGAAGTAGGTAACGTGAGTATGCCTTTAAACAGTACTTTAATTCGTGGGGCACAGAGTTTATTTGGTGTTAAGACACAGCTTCAATTTGGAAAAACAACTGTTACAGGAGTTTTCTCTGAGCAGAAATCGCAAACAAAAAGTATAGTTGCTGAAGGTGGCGGAACAATTCAGAACTTTGATTTATACGCACTGGATTACGACAATGACAGGCACTTCTTCTTATCACAATATTTTAGAAATAAATACGATGCTTCACTTAGAAATTACCCTTTTATTGACAGTCGTGTGCAAATTACCAGACTGGAAGTTTGGGTGACAAACAAACAAAATCGTGTAAGTACAACAAGTAATAATTTGCGAAACATTATTGCACTTCAGGATTTGGGAGAAGCACAGCTTACAGGATTGCCTGATTCTGAAGTCGTTGTTATAAATCCTTCAACGGGTTTTTTTAATACTAATAAGCCTGTTGATTCACCTACAGATAATGAAAACAATAAATATGATCCGGCTGCAATTGGTCAGCCTGGATCATATTTAAATTCAAACATTAGAGAAATTGTTACTGCAAAAAATGGTTTTAATAATGCCGACCCTAACAGAAGTGAAGGAAGGGATTATTCAGTCCTTGAAAATGCCAGAAAATTAACCCCAAACGAATATACTTTTAATCCTCAGTTAGGTTATATTTCATTACAGCAGCGTTTGGCGAATGATGAGATTTTAGCAGTAGCCTATGAATATACTGTTGGAGGAGTAGTATATCAGGTAGGGGAGTTTGGTAGCGATGGAGTTGATGGTACAGTAGTGACAGGAAGTTCTCAAAATAACAATCAGGCCGTTATCACACAAAGTCTCATTTTGAAAATGCTGAAAAGCAGTTTAACGAATGTTAATAATCCTGTCTGGAACCTGATGATGAAAAACATCTATCAGATACCCGGGGCTTATCAGATAAAACAAGACGATTTTAGATTTAATATCCTTTATACTGATCCGTCACCAATCAATTATATTTCACCGGTTGATACTGCAAATCCTTTTCCTTCTAATCCAACCGCAGGTAATGAAGTAAAAGATACACCATTATTGAAAGTTTTCAATCTGGATAGATTAAATTACAATAATGATCCGCAGGCAGGTGGAGATGGTTTCTTTGATTATCTGCAAGGCATTACTTTTGATGCGCAAAACGGACGAATTATTTTTACTACCAAAGAACCATTTGGAAAGTTATTATTTGATAAATTAAACACAGGTGCTGCTGGAGAAAATTATAATGATCCTTCTACTTATAATCCGAACCAGAGGAAATATGTGTTTAGGAATATGTATCGGACTACACAGTCTGGGGCTTTACAGGACAGTGATAAAAATAAGTTTTTATTAAGAGGAAAATATAAATCATCCGGAAGTGATGGAATTCCAATTGGCGCCTTTAATGTTCCGCAAGGTTCTGTGGTAGTTACTGCCGGTGGAAGAGTTTTGGTTGAAGGGATTGATTATAGCGTCGATTATCAGTTGGGAAGAGTGCAGATTCTGGATGCGTCTTTGCAGGCTTCAAATACACCAATAGAAGTTTCCTTAGAGAATAATTCTGTTTTTGGTCAACAGACAAGAAGGTTTATGGGATTCAATGTTGAGCATAAAATTTCAGATAAATTTCTTATTGGTGGAACCTATTTGAAGATGACAGAAAGACCATTTACTCAAAAATCGAGTTATGGGCAGGAATCTGTAAATAATACAATTTTCGGATTTAATGGAAATTATTCTACAGAAATTCCATTTTTCACCAGATTAGTAAATAAACTGCCAAATATTGATACAGATGTGCCTTCAACCCTTTCGATAAGAGGAGAAGTTGCTTTTTTAAAACCGGATGCCCCAAAAGCAAGTGATTTTGAGGGAGAAGCTACTATATATGTAGATGATTTTGAGGGGTCACAATCTACTGTGGATATGCGATCTGCTTACGCCTGGAGCCTTGCCTCTACGCCATTTATTAATTCTGATACAGATACTACTTTTGGTGCAGACTCCAATACTCTTAGTTATGGGCATAAAAGAGCTAAACTCGCATGGTATTCTATAGATCCTATTTTTTACACACAAAAACCATCCGGAATATCAAATGACGATTTGTCTTTAAATACTACAAGGAGAATTTACAGCAAAGAATTATATCCAAACACAGATATTGCGCAAGGTCAATTACAGGTAATTAATACGCTTGATTTGAGTTATTATCCTTCAGAAAGAGGACCTTATAATAACAATCCAACTTTTGGTTCAGATCCTGTAAATGGTAATTTTGGAGGGATTATGCGTTCTTTAAATTCAACCAATTTTGAACAAAGCAATGTCGAGTATATTCAATTTTGGATACTCGATCCTTATGTAGGAAATGCATCAGCACAGCCTTCTAATGTCGGAAAAATATATTTTAATTTAGGAGAAGTATCAGAAGATATTTTAAAAGACGGAAGAAAACAATATGAAAACGGACTTGGACCGGATCAGTTAGTAGTTAAGCCAATTTGGGGAGATGTTCCGGCTTCGCAATCCTTAATTTATGCTTTTGATAATAATACCGGAAACAGAACCAATCAGGACGTAGGTTTAGATGGTCTTCCTAATGGAAGGGAAGGTGCCATTTATACTAATTATGCTGCAGAATCAGATCCAGCAGCTGACGATTACACCTATTTCTTAAACACAACCGGAGGTGTTCAGGATCGATATAAAAAGTATAATGGCGTTGAAGGAAACTCTCCTGTAGATATAAATGATGCAAATCGAGGATCAACAACTTTGCCTGATGTCGAAGATATTAATCGTGACAATACTATGAATACAATCAATGCATATTATGAATATAGTATTGATGTTAAACCTGGTATGGCTATTGGGCAAAATTATATTACTGATATTAAAGTGGTAAATAATGTTGAATTACCTAATGGAGGCAGTACGACAGCAAGATGGATCCAGTTTAAAATACCGGTTGCACAACCTCAAAATACTATTGGAAATATCTCTGATTTCAGGTCTATACGGTTTATGAGAATGTTTATGACGGGCTTTAATGATCAGGTTACAGTACGTTTTGGAGCATTAGATTTAGTCAGAGGAGAGTGGAGGAGATATGAAGGAACTATGGATAAAGCTGATACCGATCCAACTAATGACGGAACTGATTTTGATGTACAGGCAGTAAATATTCAGGAAAACAGTACGAAATGCCCCGTAAATTATGTTATGCCGCCAAATGTTCAAAGAGAACAATTGTACAATAATAATACGGTTATCAATCAAAATGAACAATCATTAGCATTACGTGTTTCTGGTAACGGATTAGAAGCGCAGGATTCAAGAGCTGCATTTAAAAATGTCAGTATTGATATGCGTCAGTATAAAAAACTGAAAATGTTTCTTCATGCTGAATCTCTCGAGGGTGAAGCAAGTGTTGCAGACAATGAAATGGTAGCCTTTATTCGATTTGGAAATGATTTTACAGAAAACTTCTATCAGGTAGAAATTCCGTTAAAAGTAACTGTCACTGGAGGTGGCTGTAGTATAAATCCTGACTTGGTTTGGCCACAAGCAAATGAAATGAACCTGGCACTTGATTTACTCACCAGGATGAAAATTAAAGGGATGAGTGTCAATATTAATTCTCCTAAGCGTGATATAAACGGGATTTATTATCCAGATGAAGATGGAGATATCAATGGTGATGTAAATTCAAGAGATGGGGACAGTAGGTTGAGATTAGGTATTAAAGGAAATCCTAATTTTGGTTTGGTCCGAAATTTAATGGTGGGGATCAAAAATGGTAATACCGTTGATAAAAGAATAAAAGGGGAAGTGTGGTTCAATGAGCTTCGTTTGTCTGATATGGAAAACAAAGGTGGTATGGCGGCCATATTGAACGTGGATACGAATATGGCCGATTTTGCTACAGTTTCAGCAACCGGTCGTAAAAGCACAATTGGTTTTGGATCTATTGAAGAAGGTGCAAATGAAAGAGACCGTGAAGATATCCAGCAATATAATATTGTTACGAATTTGAATTTAGGAAAATTACTTCCTCCAAAATGGGGTATAAACCTTCCGTTTAATTATGCAATTGGAGAAGAAGTGATTACGCCTGAATATGATCCCTTTAATCAAGATATTAGGTTGAAACAATTGCTTGATGAAACCACAGATCAGGCTCAAAAAGATAATATTAAAAACAGGGCTATAGATTATACCAAACGCAAAAGTATAAATTTTATAGGTGTTAGAAAGGACAGGGCACCTGAACAAAAGTCACATGTTTATGATGTTGAGAATTTTACTTTCTCTCAATCTTACAATCAGGTTGAACGTCATGATTATGAAATCGAGGATTATGAGGATGAACAGTCAAATTCATCTGTAAATTATGCTTATACATTTCAGCCAAAAGAAATAACTCCTTTCAAGCAGACCAAATTCATGAAAAAAAGTGAATATTGGAAACTGTTAAGCGATTTCAATTTTAATTATTTACCATCTAATATTTCTTTTAATAGTAATATTATCAGACAAAGTAATCGCCAGCAATTCAGACAGGTTGAAGATGTCCAGGGAATTGGCCTTGATGCGCTTTACAGAAGAAATTTTGCACATAATTATCAATATGGATTCGGTTTCAATCTGACTAAATCTTTAAAATTAAATTATACGGCATCCTCAAATAACATTGTTAAAAACTTTCTGAATGATGACAATACTCCGAAAGAAGATTTTAGCATTTGGGATGATTATTTTGATCTTGGAACACCAAATCAGCATACACAACAGCTGGTTTTAAATTATGATATTCCAATTAACAAAGTGCCTGTCCTTAGTTTTATAAAAGCCAATTATTCTTACACTGCAGATTACAACTGGCAGCGTTCTTCAACTGCGTTATCACAATACGAAGAAGAAAATCCAGATGGGTCTTTTACAACATATGATTTAGGTAATACGATTCAGAATGCGAATTCAAATACTTTAAGTACCACTTTTAATATGACTACTTTGTATAAGTATTTAGGTTTGACGACACCCGGATCTAAAAAAGCAGCAAAAACAAAACCTGCAGGACCACCAAAACCAGGGGAAAAAGTAGTGAATACCAATAAAGCACAGACAACGAGAAGTCCGTTTTATGATGGTTTAATTGGGGTTTTGACCAGCGTTAAAAATATTCAGATAAATTATACAGAAAACAGCGGAACAGTCTTGCCAGGTTACACTCCCGGGATAGGGTTTTTAGGGACCTCTAAACCAACGTTAGGATTTATTTTTGGTAGTCAGGATGATATACGATATGAATCGGCTAAAAATGGCTGGCTGACAACTTATGATAATTTCAATCAAAATTATACTCAGGTTAATAACAAGCTTTTGAAGGCAACAGCAAATATTGATTTGTTTCCGGATTTTAAAATAGACTTGACGATGGACAGGTCTTATTCTGAAAATTCTTCAGAGCAGTATAGTGTTGTCAATGGTGAATATACGCCTTTGTCTCCTTATACTTATGGAATGTTTTCTATTTCCACGGTATTAATTAAAACCGCGTTTTCTGCAAGTGATGAAAATGTATCAGCAGCTTTTGATGATTTTAGGGAAAACCGTCTTATAATAGCAAATCGTTTGGCTGAAGAACATTATGGAGCAGGAAATGTTCCGAGATATGGAGATGCTGCTAACCCTATTCCAGCTCCGCCAACTGATCTTAATAATGATCCTGAAAAAAGCAAAAGAGATATTTATACAGCAAATGCAGGATACCCAATTGGATTCGGAAAAAGCAATCAGGCTGTTTTATTACCAGCCTTTTTAGCCGCTTATTCAGGTAGTGATGCCTCTAAGACCTCTACAGGGATTTTTAGAAATTTTCCTATTCCGAACTGGAGTATAAAATACAATGGATTGATGCGTTATAAATATTTTAAAGACAGGTTTAAACGTTTTTCTTTACAGCATAATTACAGAGCTTCTTATACGATTAATCAGTTTAGATCGAATTTTGATTATGATAAAGCCATAGCAAATCCAGATAATATAGAAAATCCTATGCAGGATCCAAATACTTCTAATTTTTACAACAAAACTATTATGTCAAATGTCAATTTGGTAGAACAGTTTAGTCCTTTAATTCGTGTTGATTTCGAATTGAAAGGATCATTGAGGGTGCTTACAGAAGTAAAGAAAGACAGAGCTTTATCTATGAGTTTTGATAATAATTTATTGACAGAAGTTAAAGGTCTTGAATATGTGGTAGGTTTAGGATATCGTTTCAAAGATGTAATTTTTTCATCAACTCTGGCGGATAATCCAACAGGAATTATAAAAAGCGATATTAATATCAAGGCAGATTTTTCATATAGAAACAACCAGACTCTGGTTCGTTATTTAGATTATGATAATAATCAATTGGCAGCCGGACAAAATATCTGGTCATTAAAACTTACTGCAGATTATGCCTTCAGCAAGAACCTTACGGCTATTTTCTATTACGATCATTCGTTTTCGAAAGCAGTTATTTCCACATCATTTCCACTAACAAACATTCGTTCAGGATTTACACTTCGATATAATTTTGGAAATTAA
- the gcvH gene encoding glycine cleavage system protein GcvH, producing MSIPANLKYTKDHEWVSIDGDVATVGITHFAQKELGDIVYVEVETLDQTLEKDEVFGTVEAVKTVSDLFLPLSGEIIAFNEDLESAPEAVNSDPYGAGWMIKVKIANASEIDSLLSDEAYKQLIGA from the coding sequence ATGAGCATACCGGCAAATTTAAAGTACACAAAAGATCACGAATGGGTTAGCATCGATGGGGATGTTGCAACAGTAGGAATCACTCATTTTGCTCAAAAAGAGTTAGGGGATATCGTGTATGTTGAAGTAGAAACTTTGGATCAGACACTTGAAAAAGACGAAGTTTTCGGAACTGTAGAAGCCGTAAAAACGGTATCAGATTTATTCTTGCCTTTATCGGGAGAAATCATTGCTTTTAATGAAGATTTGGAAAGCGCTCCTGAAGCAGTAAATTCTGATCCTTATGGAGCCGGATGGATGATTAAAGTAAAAATTGCTAACGCTTCAGAAATAGATTCATTATTATCAGATGAAGCATACAAACAACTTATAGGTGCCTAA
- a CDS encoding VanZ family protein, which translates to MPKQLLLLWAIICTGIITYLCLTDSSNIPAVSFPSIDKIVHFCFHFGFTISWILFFKKELKGKTTDDFKAYLISFIFSVFFGITIEILQGIFTKTRAADVADILGNAIGATAAVFTAIAFKKQIDKI; encoded by the coding sequence GTGCCTAAACAACTGCTTTTATTGTGGGCAATAATTTGCACAGGGATAATTACCTATCTTTGCCTGACAGACTCAAGTAATATTCCTGCAGTCAGTTTTCCCAGCATTGATAAAATAGTACATTTCTGTTTTCATTTTGGCTTTACAATTTCATGGATTTTGTTTTTCAAAAAAGAATTAAAAGGAAAGACTACGGATGATTTTAAAGCCTACTTAATATCCTTTATATTTTCAGTTTTTTTTGGAATAACTATCGAAATATTACAAGGTATTTTTACCAAAACCAGAGCAGCAGATGTTGCGGATATCTTAGGTAATGCCATTGGAGCTACAGCTGCAGTTTTTACGGCAATAGCTTTTAAAAAGCAAATTGACAAAATATAA
- the deoC gene encoding deoxyribose-phosphate aldolase produces the protein MNIRQYLDSTYLKTASQAGISEIENDIVVQHAITEAINEEFKVIMIRPEYVALAKEMILEANSNLSVGTVIDFPEGKSDLETKIKEANQAIANGADDLDFVCNYEAFKNGDTDLIKQEILIATQIGLANNKTVKWIIETAALNEKQIIQFSSLIKNVVISNFNEEDYASVFVKSSTGFYKTEDGSPNGANIPEIIMMLENASPLSIKASGGVKTYKEAMEMIELGVKRIGTSSAKAIANGENTPNEY, from the coding sequence ATGAATATCAGGCAATATTTAGACTCCACTTACTTGAAGACTGCTTCACAGGCTGGTATTTCAGAAATAGAAAACGATATTGTGGTTCAACATGCAATCACTGAAGCTATTAATGAAGAGTTTAAAGTCATTATGATTCGGCCGGAATATGTAGCTTTGGCCAAAGAAATGATTTTAGAGGCTAATTCAAATTTGAGTGTAGGTACTGTTATTGATTTTCCGGAAGGCAAATCAGATTTGGAAACAAAGATCAAAGAAGCGAATCAGGCAATAGCAAATGGTGCAGATGATCTTGATTTTGTTTGTAATTATGAAGCCTTCAAAAACGGTGACACAGACCTAATAAAACAAGAGATTTTAATAGCAACACAAATAGGACTGGCCAACAATAAAACTGTAAAATGGATTATTGAAACAGCAGCCTTGAACGAAAAACAAATCATTCAGTTTTCATCCCTTATAAAAAACGTTGTTATTTCGAATTTTAATGAAGAGGATTATGCTTCAGTTTTTGTTAAATCATCAACCGGATTTTATAAAACAGAGGACGGTTCTCCAAATGGCGCAAATATCCCGGAAATTATTATGATGTTAGAAAATGCATCGCCATTGTCGATAAAAGCTTCGGGAGGTGTTAAGACTTACAAAGAGGCAATGGAAATGATTGAATTAGGAGTTAAACGAATCGGCACTTCATCTGCAAAAGCAATTGCAAACGGAGAAAATACCCCAAATGAATATTAA
- a CDS encoding gliding motility protein RemB, which produces MKIKNILNKSFLTFCLTLLCMSVFSQETIKSSVKPGFSAERFPVFPNCENLESKNLENCFYKEVYDFVYNNFEVPENLKQSNYKGEVKVLFEVDANGVFKVIYVNATNDDLAKEAKRVFDIFPNIKPSTYNGTATYSKYTISIDVPLKSSEQIAAENLAAAEILKPIEKPMTELDSIVYKKYNNPEFESHLNIPFSHSYYAQFDAAMNQVGSNNHTASKPYTYAEVSKYYNLKAVNESLQKKTSTWLGRKWWNENMVQIQGEDYWLSLNPIVDLQMGKASDLDASYTYVNTRAINFRGGLGKQINFTTTIFESQGRFAGYFNDYANSLKPSGGNPAIIPGMGIAKQFKTDSYDFPLAEANISYSPSKFFDFHLGYGRNFIGDGYRSLLESDGASPYPYFKINTTFWKIKYTNTYMWLKDVRPEATVDKTYASKYMANHYLSWNVSNKLNLGFFESVVWTDTNKRGFDVNFVNPIIFYRSVEFASSSKSGNALLGITSKYKWNNNVNLYGQLLIDEFSFGDIKAADNSWKNKIGYQLGAKYFNAFKIKDLLLQLEYNHVRPYVYSHSAVITNYAHNNQSLGHQWGGNFEELVAIGRYHKGRLFADAKFTVGKRGFDFDTAEDSFNYGGNIYKSYEEKRPYDNGVKIGQGNKTNIFIADIQGGYLINPMTNLKLFGSFIYRNFDPMQNTATTFKQSTTWFTIGLRSDLFNWYFDY; this is translated from the coding sequence ATGAAAATCAAAAATATTTTGAATAAAAGTTTTTTAACGTTCTGTCTGACGTTATTATGCATGTCTGTTTTTTCTCAGGAAACAATCAAATCTTCTGTTAAGCCAGGTTTTTCTGCTGAACGTTTCCCTGTTTTTCCAAATTGTGAAAATTTAGAGTCTAAAAATCTGGAAAACTGCTTTTATAAAGAAGTTTATGATTTTGTATATAACAATTTTGAAGTTCCGGAAAATTTGAAACAGTCAAATTATAAAGGTGAAGTTAAAGTGCTGTTTGAAGTAGATGCAAATGGAGTCTTTAAAGTAATTTATGTGAATGCGACAAATGACGATCTTGCGAAAGAAGCCAAACGTGTTTTTGATATATTTCCAAATATAAAGCCTTCAACTTATAATGGTACTGCAACTTATTCTAAATACACCATTTCAATTGATGTGCCCTTAAAAAGCTCAGAGCAGATTGCTGCCGAGAATCTTGCTGCCGCAGAAATTTTAAAACCAATAGAAAAACCAATGACTGAACTGGATAGTATTGTGTATAAAAAATACAATAATCCTGAATTCGAAAGTCATTTGAATATTCCTTTTTCACACAGTTATTATGCACAGTTTGATGCAGCTATGAATCAGGTGGGGAGTAACAACCATACGGCATCCAAACCTTACACTTATGCAGAAGTTTCAAAATATTATAATTTAAAAGCAGTAAACGAGTCGCTTCAAAAAAAGACTTCTACCTGGTTAGGAAGAAAATGGTGGAATGAAAATATGGTTCAGATTCAGGGAGAAGATTACTGGTTGTCTTTAAATCCAATTGTTGATCTGCAAATGGGTAAAGCTTCAGATCTGGATGCGTCCTATACTTATGTAAACACACGTGCAATCAATTTTAGAGGAGGTTTAGGAAAACAAATCAACTTCACCACCACAATTTTTGAAAGTCAGGGAAGATTTGCAGGATATTTTAATGATTATGCTAATTCTTTAAAGCCTTCAGGAGGAAATCCTGCGATTATTCCAGGTATGGGAATTGCAAAACAATTTAAAACCGATTCGTATGATTTTCCATTAGCGGAAGCAAATATTTCGTATTCGCCAAGTAAATTTTTCGATTTTCATTTAGGCTATGGAAGAAATTTTATCGGAGACGGATATCGTTCATTATTGGAAAGCGATGGAGCGAGTCCTTATCCTTACTTTAAAATTAATACGACTTTTTGGAAAATAAAATACACCAATACCTATATGTGGCTAAAAGATGTTCGTCCTGAGGCTACAGTTGACAAAACGTATGCATCAAAATACATGGCAAATCATTATCTGAGCTGGAATGTTTCAAATAAACTGAATTTAGGTTTCTTTGAATCGGTAGTGTGGACAGATACCAATAAAAGAGGTTTTGATGTAAATTTTGTTAATCCGATTATATTTTATCGTTCTGTTGAGTTTGCATCATCTTCTAAAAGCGGTAATGCACTTTTGGGAATTACATCTAAATACAAATGGAATAATAATGTCAATTTGTATGGGCAGTTATTGATTGATGAGTTTTCATTTGGAGATATAAAAGCAGCAGATAACAGCTGGAAGAATAAAATTGGGTATCAGTTAGGTGCTAAATATTTTAACGCCTTTAAAATTAAGGATCTGCTTCTTCAGTTAGAATATAATCATGTTCGCCCTTACGTATATTCTCATAGCGCTGTAATTACTAATTATGCACACAATAATCAAAGTCTTGGTCATCAATGGGGCGGTAATTTTGAAGAACTCGTTGCGATTGGCCGTTATCATAAAGGACGTCTTTTTGCTGATGCGAAATTTACTGTGGGAAAAAGAGGTTTTGATTTTGATACCGCAGAAGATTCTTTTAACTATGGAGGTAATATTTATAAAAGTTATGAAGAAAAACGACCTTATGACAATGGCGTAAAGATAGGTCAGGGTAATAAAACCAATATTTTTATTGCCGATATTCAGGGAGGATATCTCATAAATCCAATGACGAATCTGAAACTTTTTGGAAGTTTTATCTATAGAAATTTCGACCCAATGCAGAATACAGCAACTACTTTTAAACAAAGTACGACCTGGTTTACAATAGGACTGCGTTCTGATCTTTTCAACTGGTATTTTGATTATTAA